Proteins from a single region of Starkeya sp. ORNL1:
- a CDS encoding NAD-dependent succinate-semialdehyde dehydrogenase produces MFFSINPATGSEIARYEPHSAADIDQALSEAVAAQKAWRRRSITDRCAQLRKVAQALRANRDAYATLITSEMGKPIREAEAEIEKSAWTCDFYAEHAPRFLADEIVASNATESRVVFDPLGVVLAIMPWNYPFWQFFRFLAPAMAAGNGAILKHAANVPGCALAIEDVLAKAGVPQGLSRSLLIPSSAVAGLIADDRIAAVTLTGSTPVGQLVAAQAGKYLKKQVLELGGTDPFIVLADADIARAAEFGARARFQNAGQSCIAAKRFIVEEAVADPFTELFSKHVRALRTGDPMDRDTNVGPIARADLRDDLHRQVVQSIREGAKVAIGGDAIAGPGAFYAPTVLDHVELNMTACREEIFGPVAPIIRVRDADAAVAVANDTEYGLGAALWTQNISRAHALSRDIEAGAVFVNGLVASDARLPFGGIKKSGYGRELGVFGIREFTNIKTVWVGPAQV; encoded by the coding sequence ATGTTCTTCTCGATCAATCCTGCAACCGGCAGTGAGATCGCACGATATGAGCCGCACTCAGCGGCCGATATCGATCAGGCGCTGAGCGAGGCCGTCGCCGCCCAGAAGGCGTGGCGCCGGCGCAGCATCACCGATCGCTGCGCCCAGCTTCGCAAGGTCGCCCAGGCGCTGCGCGCGAACCGGGACGCCTATGCGACCCTGATCACCAGCGAGATGGGCAAGCCGATCCGCGAGGCCGAGGCGGAGATCGAGAAGAGCGCCTGGACCTGCGACTTCTATGCCGAGCACGCCCCGCGCTTTCTCGCCGACGAGATTGTGGCCAGCAATGCCACCGAGAGCCGCGTGGTGTTCGATCCCTTGGGGGTCGTGCTCGCCATCATGCCGTGGAACTATCCGTTCTGGCAGTTCTTCCGCTTCCTCGCCCCGGCAATGGCTGCCGGCAATGGCGCCATCCTGAAGCATGCCGCCAACGTGCCGGGCTGCGCCCTGGCGATCGAGGACGTGCTCGCCAAGGCCGGCGTCCCGCAGGGGCTGTCGCGTTCGCTGCTCATCCCGTCATCCGCCGTCGCCGGCCTCATCGCCGATGACCGGATAGCCGCGGTGACCCTCACCGGCTCGACGCCGGTCGGCCAGCTCGTCGCGGCGCAAGCCGGAAAGTACCTCAAGAAGCAGGTGCTGGAACTGGGCGGCACCGATCCGTTCATCGTGCTCGCCGATGCCGACATCGCGCGGGCGGCGGAATTCGGCGCCCGCGCGCGCTTCCAGAATGCGGGCCAGAGCTGCATCGCGGCGAAGCGCTTCATCGTGGAGGAAGCGGTCGCCGATCCCTTCACGGAGCTGTTCTCCAAGCACGTGCGGGCGTTGCGAACCGGCGACCCGATGGACCGGGACACCAATGTCGGCCCGATCGCGCGCGCCGATCTGCGCGATGACCTGCATCGCCAGGTCGTGCAGTCGATCCGGGAAGGCGCGAAGGTCGCGATCGGCGGAGATGCCATCGCTGGCCCCGGCGCCTTCTATGCGCCGACGGTGCTCGATCATGTCGAGCTCAACATGACCGCCTGCCGCGAGGAGATCTTCGGGCCGGTCGCTCCGATCATCCGCGTGCGCGACGCTGACGCAGCCGTCGCGGTGGCCAACGATACCGAATATGGCCTCGGTGCCGCGCTGTGGACGCAGAACATCTCGCGCGCCCACGCACTGTCGCGGGACATCGAAGCGGGTGCGGTGTTCGTCAACGGTCTCGTCGCGTCGGATGCCCGTCTGCCGTTCGGCGGCATCAAGAAGTCCGGCTACGGACGCGAACTGGGCGTCTTCGGCATTCGGGAATTCACCAACATCAAGACCGTGTGGGTCGGTCCGGCGCAGGTCTGA
- a CDS encoding GntR family transcriptional regulator, which produces MASGQRSSSEDKKPGSIAELAYGLLYVDITNGRMAPGQKLLPAELSEKYSVGLSPLRDALNRLCANGLAVKREQKGFFVADIDEAEFLKITDARLVVEEAALRLSIAKGDQRWEDSVVLAFHRLAKVATVGGKFVLTPEWSTSHQEFHFSLIAACDNEWLLSFCHKLYEQTTRYRARRRLISAKGSVPVQRNLVKAHRDIMERCLARDADGAADLLVNHYRRTFELVMGGRYRVLDNPRRLVLEVEAGDAGPHLDLVES; this is translated from the coding sequence ATGGCATCGGGCCAACGGAGCAGCAGCGAGGACAAGAAGCCCGGCTCAATCGCCGAGTTGGCTTATGGGCTGCTGTATGTCGACATCACCAATGGCCGAATGGCGCCGGGGCAGAAGCTGCTGCCGGCCGAGCTGAGCGAAAAATATTCTGTTGGCCTTAGTCCGTTGCGGGATGCCCTCAACCGGCTTTGCGCGAACGGGCTCGCCGTCAAGCGCGAGCAGAAGGGCTTCTTCGTCGCCGATATCGACGAGGCCGAGTTCCTCAAGATCACGGATGCGCGCCTCGTGGTCGAGGAGGCGGCGCTGCGGCTATCGATCGCCAAGGGCGATCAGCGCTGGGAAGACAGCGTCGTGCTTGCCTTCCATCGGCTCGCGAAGGTCGCGACCGTCGGCGGCAAGTTCGTGCTGACCCCGGAATGGTCGACGTCCCACCAGGAATTCCATTTCAGCCTGATCGCGGCTTGCGACAATGAGTGGCTGCTGAGCTTCTGTCACAAGCTCTATGAGCAGACCACGCGCTATCGTGCGCGCCGCCGTCTCATTTCCGCCAAGGGCTCGGTGCCGGTACAGCGCAATCTCGTGAAGGCGCACCGCGACATCATGGAGCGCTGCCTCGCCCGTGATGCGGATGGTGCCGCCGACCTGCTGGTCAATCACTACCGAAGGACCTTCGAGCTGGTGATGGGCGGGCGCTACCGCGTCCTCGACAATCCCCGCCGCCTGGTCCTGGAGGTCGAGGCCGGCGATGCCGGGCCGCATCTCGATCTGGTCGAATCCTAG
- a CDS encoding Ldh family oxidoreductase: MPDRGRTYEEGVMAGNAAELARPVSGDTVLPVSRLITFSERALRSLGVPGEDAGIVAELLVEADLTGADAHGIFRLPQYAKMIREGGIDPAATVTVHRSAASTAIVDGGNGLGHLVMKKAADTAVELARESGIGWVGTRNSNHAGSASIWAAIPVEHGMVGIYSAVASANHMAIWGGTEPALGTNPLAIGMPAGDDNMLMLDMATTVVSYGTIKKYALHGKTLPEGWMIDRRTGGSLTDPAQSAEGLLLPIGGYKGSGLALMLGFLGGTLNGAAMGLDVVDFNAVSSQPTNTGQFILALDIARFRPRAEFESEVQRHAEALKSGARLPGVDAIRLPGEQRTERREQRIRDGIRMPVPLIARLDALAGELGIEPLR; encoded by the coding sequence GTGCCCGATCGCGGCCGAACATATGAAGAGGGTGTGATGGCTGGCAACGCAGCCGAGCTCGCGCGCCCGGTGTCCGGGGATACCGTCCTCCCGGTATCCCGGCTCATCACCTTCTCCGAGCGCGCATTGCGCTCGCTCGGCGTTCCCGGCGAGGACGCAGGGATCGTCGCCGAACTGCTGGTGGAAGCGGACCTGACGGGGGCCGATGCGCACGGCATTTTCCGCCTGCCGCAATATGCGAAGATGATCCGCGAGGGCGGCATCGACCCGGCCGCGACGGTGACTGTCCACCGGTCGGCAGCCTCGACCGCGATCGTCGACGGCGGAAATGGCCTTGGCCATCTGGTCATGAAGAAAGCCGCGGATACCGCGGTCGAGCTGGCGCGCGAGTCGGGGATCGGCTGGGTCGGTACCCGCAATTCCAATCATGCGGGATCGGCGTCGATCTGGGCCGCCATCCCGGTCGAGCATGGCATGGTCGGTATCTACTCGGCCGTTGCGAGCGCCAATCACATGGCCATCTGGGGCGGCACCGAGCCGGCCCTTGGTACCAATCCGCTCGCCATCGGCATGCCCGCGGGCGACGACAACATGCTCATGCTGGACATGGCGACGACGGTCGTCTCCTACGGGACGATCAAGAAGTACGCCCTGCATGGCAAGACCTTGCCGGAAGGGTGGATGATCGATCGCCGCACCGGCGGATCGCTCACCGACCCGGCGCAGAGCGCCGAGGGCCTGCTGCTGCCGATCGGCGGCTACAAGGGCAGCGGCCTTGCGCTCATGCTCGGCTTCCTCGGCGGCACGCTGAACGGCGCCGCGATGGGGCTGGACGTGGTCGACTTCAATGCCGTGAGCAGCCAGCCGACCAATACCGGGCAGTTCATTCTCGCCCTCGACATTGCCCGATTCCGGCCGCGGGCCGAGTTCGAGAGCGAAGTGCAAAGGCACGCGGAAGCCCTCAAGTCCGGCGCGCGACTGCCGGGCGTCGACGCCATCCGCCTGCCGGGCGAGCAGCGCACCGAGCGCCGCGAACAGCGCATACGCGACGGCATCAGGATGCCCGTGCCGCTGATCGCGAGGCTCGACGCGCTGGCCGGCGAATTGGGGATCGAACCGCTGCGGTAG
- a CDS encoding cupin domain-containing protein produces the protein MSADSKITGVVLRPDEIRPADRGGGAKTIPLVVPSLGAKSLINGITIIAPGAAIPLHSHNCEESVMVLEGDAIAEIDGVQHRLKPMDTTWLPANLPHRFINASDTQEMKIFWIYADIAATRTLVESGETCPIAAEHMKRV, from the coding sequence GTGAGCGCTGACAGCAAGATTACCGGCGTCGTGCTGCGCCCGGATGAGATCCGCCCCGCCGATCGCGGCGGCGGCGCCAAGACCATTCCCTTGGTTGTCCCCTCATTGGGGGCAAAAAGCCTGATCAACGGGATCACTATCATCGCCCCCGGGGCCGCGATCCCGCTGCACAGCCACAATTGCGAGGAAAGCGTGATGGTGCTGGAGGGCGACGCGATTGCCGAGATCGACGGCGTGCAGCATCGCCTGAAGCCGATGGATACGACCTGGCTGCCGGCCAACCTGCCGCACCGGTTCATCAACGCATCCGACACCCAGGAAATGAAGATCTTCTGGATCTATGCGGACATTGCCGCGACGCGGACGCTGGTCGAGAGCGGCGAGACGTGCCCGATCGCGGCCGAACATATGAAGAGGGTGTGA
- a CDS encoding tripartite tricarboxylate transporter permease, with protein sequence MDILQQLAHGFGIALTMQNLGYCLLGSAIGTMVGVLPGISPVTTIAMLLPLTFQVPAVSALIMLSGIYYGAHHAGSTTAIMLNMPGEPSSVVVCMDGHPMAKQGRAGIALCVSAIGSFFAGCVGIIVITLFSPLLSEAGLLFGAPEYTALVAVALMTASVMSNGSALSTFGMAVLGLLLGTVGTDVGTGLERYTFGLPELAEGVDFVVVAVGLFAFAEVTQHINAPERRGALSVKFSELFPRLSDLKQAFPAIFRGTGIGAALGILPGTGPLVSAFVAYAVERQVAKDKSRFGKGAIEGVAAPESADNAAAMTHFIPMLGLGIPAGPAMAMMLGALMIQGIQPGPQLMANHADLFWGVVASMWIGNLMLLIFNLPMVGVWIKLLTTPYRFLYPGIILFCCIGVYSVRNSAFDVLMAAGFGLFGMVARQFNCSPAPLVLGLVLGPIFEENFRRSLTISKGDPMIFLEHPISAGLLALFAVFVVIAVLTGARTQKHKLAEESA encoded by the coding sequence ATGGACATTCTTCAACAGCTCGCGCACGGCTTCGGCATTGCGCTAACCATGCAGAACCTCGGCTACTGCCTGCTCGGCTCGGCGATCGGCACGATGGTTGGCGTGTTGCCCGGCATCAGCCCGGTCACCACCATCGCCATGCTGCTGCCGCTGACATTCCAGGTGCCGGCGGTCTCCGCGCTCATCATGCTGTCCGGCATCTATTACGGCGCGCATCACGCCGGCTCGACCACGGCGATCATGCTGAACATGCCCGGCGAGCCGAGCTCGGTAGTGGTGTGCATGGACGGCCACCCGATGGCGAAGCAGGGACGCGCCGGCATCGCGCTCTGCGTGTCGGCGATCGGCTCGTTCTTCGCCGGATGCGTGGGCATCATCGTCATCACGCTGTTCTCGCCGCTGCTGTCGGAAGCCGGCCTGCTGTTTGGCGCGCCGGAATACACCGCGCTGGTAGCCGTCGCCTTGATGACCGCGTCGGTGATGTCGAACGGATCGGCGCTGTCCACCTTCGGCATGGCGGTGCTGGGGCTCCTGCTCGGCACGGTCGGAACGGACGTCGGCACGGGATTGGAGCGCTACACGTTCGGCCTCCCGGAACTCGCGGAAGGCGTCGACTTCGTCGTGGTCGCTGTCGGCCTCTTCGCCTTTGCTGAGGTCACCCAGCACATCAATGCGCCGGAGCGGCGCGGAGCGCTGTCGGTCAAGTTCTCGGAGTTGTTCCCACGGCTGTCGGACCTGAAACAGGCCTTCCCGGCGATCTTCCGGGGCACCGGCATCGGGGCGGCGCTCGGGATTCTGCCGGGCACCGGCCCGCTGGTCTCCGCCTTCGTCGCGTACGCCGTCGAGCGGCAAGTGGCAAAGGACAAATCCCGCTTCGGCAAAGGGGCGATCGAAGGCGTCGCCGCGCCCGAGTCCGCCGACAATGCGGCCGCCATGACGCATTTTATTCCGATGCTCGGGCTGGGAATCCCCGCCGGGCCGGCAATGGCCATGATGCTGGGCGCGCTGATGATCCAGGGCATCCAGCCCGGCCCTCAGCTCATGGCCAACCACGCCGACCTGTTCTGGGGCGTAGTCGCCAGCATGTGGATCGGAAATCTGATGCTGCTGATCTTCAACCTGCCGATGGTGGGCGTGTGGATCAAGCTGCTGACCACGCCTTACCGCTTCCTGTATCCGGGGATCATCCTGTTCTGCTGCATCGGCGTCTATAGCGTGCGGAATTCCGCGTTCGACGTGCTGATGGCGGCTGGCTTCGGTCTGTTCGGCATGGTGGCGCGCCAGTTCAACTGCTCGCCGGCGCCCCTCGTCCTGGGCCTGGTTCTCGGCCCGATCTTCGAGGAGAACTTCCGGCGTTCGCTGACCATCTCCAAGGGCGATCCGATGATCTTCCTCGAGCATCCGATCAGCGCGGGGCTGCTGGCCCTGTTCGCCGTGTTCGTGGTGATCGCCGTGCTGACAGGTGCGCGCACGCAGAAGCATAAGCTCGCGGAGGAAAGCGCCTGA
- a CDS encoding tripartite tricarboxylate transporter TctB family protein, with the protein MPQEGFERPTGSSRGVTGANDKPLFLSGLVFLVIGVAGVLIARRYPMGSVGNMGPGYFPVLLSALLCIIGVLSVVTSIMRAGRREVASWPLVPALSVALGVFVFGLTVERLGLIIASVLLLACIGHKQIRTRPIEYLLLSVALVIFSALIFVKMLGLPLNLWPEI; encoded by the coding sequence ATGCCGCAAGAAGGGTTTGAACGTCCCACGGGCTCGTCCCGGGGTGTCACGGGCGCCAACGACAAGCCGCTCTTCCTGTCCGGCCTGGTGTTTCTTGTCATAGGCGTGGCCGGCGTCCTCATCGCCCGGCGCTATCCCATGGGTTCAGTGGGCAATATGGGGCCGGGCTATTTCCCCGTGCTGCTCTCCGCCCTGCTGTGCATCATCGGCGTGCTGTCGGTGGTCACCTCGATCATGCGGGCGGGGCGACGCGAGGTCGCGTCGTGGCCGCTTGTCCCGGCGCTCTCGGTCGCGCTCGGCGTGTTCGTCTTCGGCCTGACGGTCGAGCGCCTCGGCCTGATCATCGCCTCCGTGTTGCTGCTCGCCTGCATCGGTCACAAGCAGATCCGCACCCGGCCGATCGAATATCTGCTGCTTTCCGTCGCTCTGGTGATCTTCTCCGCCCTGATCTTCGTGAAGATGCTGGGTCTCCCCCTAAATCTCTGGCCCGAGATTTAA
- a CDS encoding CYTH and CHAD domain-containing protein: MAAATAGVDRETELKLLTDPATLKQLMANPVIVRNARSKLVVRRLEATYYDTSDCTLARRGASLRVRRSGKRFIQTMKLPGEHNPMQRREIEAPVADILPQLGKLPLGELDLGAEKLQSVSPVFSTKIRRHQQMIGIGDAAIEVAFDQGTLIAGELADPVCELELELKSGDAGALYELGLSLLERAPLRVGSESKAERGYGLASGTRPTAKKASDSGIASDDIVDEAIAKILTACLQHLMANLAAAEKGDGPDGIHQLRVALRRLRSAVSAFKREVPASALEMLGADAKNLAATLGPARNWDVFATSTIPDIEAAGLESIDFTALKSALEPSRASSYEAARSQLANVESTRFVLSLGRAIARRAWRNDVDVASLAALTQPSRDFADRALTRLHKKALKQGRHLQHLEPEARHELRITLKKLRYDAEFFRPLYSNKNADDFLRQLSKMQELLGVDNDVSTTQSLLREIEGRSSEIAVHRAIGAITGWQRRDRAEAAKRLKGTWRKFLGVTPFWQ; this comes from the coding sequence GTGGCGGCCGCCACTGCTGGCGTGGACCGTGAAACCGAGCTGAAGCTCCTGACCGATCCTGCCACTCTGAAACAGCTGATGGCGAACCCTGTGATAGTGCGCAACGCGCGCTCGAAGCTCGTGGTTCGACGCCTTGAAGCCACCTACTACGACACCAGCGATTGTACGCTTGCCCGCCGCGGCGCATCGCTCCGGGTCCGCCGCTCGGGGAAGCGATTCATCCAGACGATGAAGCTGCCGGGTGAGCACAACCCCATGCAGCGCCGAGAAATAGAAGCGCCCGTGGCTGATATTCTCCCTCAACTCGGGAAGCTTCCATTGGGTGAGCTCGATCTTGGGGCTGAGAAACTGCAAAGCGTGTCGCCGGTCTTCTCCACCAAGATCCGTCGGCACCAACAGATGATCGGAATAGGTGACGCAGCGATCGAAGTCGCCTTTGACCAGGGAACCTTGATCGCCGGGGAGCTGGCCGATCCGGTCTGTGAACTTGAGCTGGAGCTCAAATCAGGAGACGCCGGGGCTCTTTATGAACTTGGGCTGTCTCTCCTGGAGCGCGCCCCGCTTCGTGTCGGATCGGAAAGCAAGGCCGAGCGCGGATACGGGCTGGCATCGGGAACGCGGCCAACGGCAAAGAAGGCCTCCGACAGCGGCATCGCCAGCGACGACATCGTGGACGAGGCCATCGCGAAGATCTTGACGGCTTGCCTGCAGCACCTGATGGCCAATCTGGCAGCCGCGGAAAAAGGCGATGGTCCGGACGGCATACATCAACTGCGCGTCGCGCTGCGGCGCCTCAGGTCAGCCGTCTCCGCCTTCAAGAGGGAGGTTCCGGCGTCTGCACTGGAGATGCTTGGCGCCGACGCCAAGAATCTCGCTGCGACGCTTGGGCCAGCTCGCAATTGGGATGTGTTCGCGACCAGCACGATTCCCGATATCGAAGCCGCCGGCCTCGAGAGCATCGATTTTACCGCGCTCAAGTCGGCGCTCGAACCTTCGCGCGCCAGCAGTTATGAGGCCGCCCGATCGCAGCTCGCCAATGTCGAGAGCACGCGATTTGTGCTTTCCCTTGGTCGGGCGATTGCGCGCCGCGCCTGGCGCAACGACGTAGATGTCGCTTCGCTGGCGGCCCTCACCCAGCCGTCACGAGACTTCGCCGATCGAGCTCTTACCCGCTTGCACAAGAAAGCCCTCAAGCAGGGACGCCATCTCCAGCACCTCGAGCCGGAGGCTCGGCACGAGCTGCGGATTACGTTGAAGAAGCTGCGTTACGATGCCGAGTTCTTCCGTCCGCTCTACTCCAACAAGAACGCTGACGACTTCCTCCGGCAATTGAGCAAGATGCAGGAGCTTCTCGGGGTCGACAATGATGTCAGCACCACTCAATCCCTGCTCAGGGAAATCGAAGGCAGGTCGTCGGAAATAGCTGTCCACAGAGCCATTGGTGCCATTACCGGTTGGCAGCGGCGCGATAGGGCGGAAGCGGCAAAACGTCTGAAGGGCACCTGGCGCAAGTTCCTCGGCGTGACGCCCTTCTGGCAGTGA
- a CDS encoding GTP-binding protein has protein sequence MRMGTRRQETGGGAAPIPIYLLTGFLGSGKTTLLRRIINAPGLSDTALIINEFGEVGLDQKLVQSSIENVLLMEDGCLCCSVRGDLIDVIGDLFTRVRNGEIPPFSRIVIETTGLADPTMIVQDLVTARGLRGRVDLAKVIVTVDGVLGSSQLSEADEVTAQIAQADLCVITKCDVADLGQVHQLVDDIRAINPLAEIVTGDDEAANPSAILDFSGTRLRGAGRTDSFRCDGGEACTHDPGVPCTEHSLRRPADASSVHRNVQSWSIRHGAPLSWPRFRQWLDLLYSSRPADMLRLKGILRVAGRSRPVLVHGVGATVSVSEIDQWPGDDRVSELVVIVTNLPAEQVGQLFRAIVIAGLEAGDARSTEREDSNHLDAARPARATASA, from the coding sequence ATGCGGATGGGTACGCGCCGGCAGGAGACAGGCGGCGGCGCGGCGCCGATTCCGATCTACCTGCTCACCGGCTTCCTCGGCAGCGGCAAGACGACCTTGCTCAGGCGCATCATCAACGCGCCTGGGCTGAGCGACACCGCCCTCATCATCAATGAGTTCGGCGAGGTCGGCCTCGATCAGAAGCTGGTGCAGTCTTCCATCGAGAACGTGCTGCTCATGGAAGACGGCTGCCTTTGCTGCTCGGTCCGGGGCGACCTGATCGACGTGATCGGCGACCTGTTCACGCGGGTCCGCAATGGCGAGATTCCGCCATTCTCGCGCATCGTGATCGAGACGACGGGGCTCGCCGATCCGACCATGATCGTCCAGGATCTGGTGACGGCGCGAGGCCTGCGCGGCCGCGTCGATCTGGCCAAGGTGATCGTCACCGTCGACGGCGTCCTCGGCTCGTCCCAGCTGTCGGAAGCCGACGAGGTCACGGCACAGATTGCCCAGGCGGACCTCTGCGTCATCACCAAATGCGACGTCGCCGACCTGGGGCAGGTCCATCAGTTGGTCGATGACATAAGGGCGATCAATCCGCTCGCCGAGATCGTGACCGGCGATGACGAAGCCGCCAATCCGTCCGCTATCCTCGATTTCAGCGGAACCCGACTGCGGGGAGCCGGGCGCACCGATAGTTTCCGCTGCGATGGCGGCGAAGCCTGCACCCACGATCCCGGCGTGCCCTGCACCGAACATTCGCTTCGCCGACCGGCGGATGCCAGTAGCGTGCATCGGAACGTCCAATCGTGGTCGATCCGGCATGGTGCGCCGCTGTCGTGGCCGCGGTTCCGGCAATGGCTCGACCTGCTCTATTCAAGCAGGCCGGCCGACATGCTCCGGCTGAAGGGCATTCTGCGGGTGGCCGGGCGAAGCAGGCCGGTGCTCGTTCATGGCGTCGGCGCGACCGTGAGCGTCAGCGAAATCGACCAATGGCCGGGCGACGATCGGGTTTCGGAACTGGTCGTCATCGTGACCAATCTGCCGGCAGAGCAGGTCGGCCAGCTCTTCCGGGCCATCGTCATTGCCGGACTTGAAGCTGGCGACGCGCGCTCGACCGAGCGCGAAGACTCCAATCATCTCGACGCGGCCAGACCCGCGCGCGCAACTGCGAGCGCGTAG
- a CDS encoding amidohydrolase family protein, whose protein sequence is MDGRHSAPTFKVPAGACDCHMHVFGPLDRYPPSPTRSYTPREASLADYDRMTAVVGLQRLVLVQASAYGTDNSCLLDTLKAAGPRARGVAVIDDATTDAELATLNAAGVRGVRVNAETFGVSSAAEIERMLAPTIDRVGPLGWHVQLFASLAAIADLAPMLRAMALPLVIDHMGLAKGPLGPDQPGFNALLSLVGNGAWVKVSGAYRVSSDEPSFPDAAPIAKALIVANPDRIVWGSDWPHTGKHANARLNETPVIEYRPLDDGALLSLLATWADEATVKKVLADNPAALYGFS, encoded by the coding sequence ATGGACGGCAGGCACAGTGCTCCGACGTTCAAGGTTCCGGCAGGCGCCTGCGACTGCCACATGCATGTGTTCGGCCCACTCGACCGCTATCCGCCCTCGCCCACCCGCAGCTACACGCCGCGGGAGGCGAGCCTTGCCGACTATGACCGCATGACAGCCGTCGTCGGCCTGCAGCGCCTGGTGCTGGTCCAGGCCAGCGCCTACGGCACCGACAATTCCTGCCTGCTCGACACGCTGAAGGCTGCCGGACCGCGGGCCCGCGGGGTCGCCGTCATCGATGATGCGACCACGGACGCCGAACTCGCGACGCTGAACGCAGCCGGCGTGCGCGGCGTGCGCGTCAATGCGGAGACGTTCGGGGTGAGCTCGGCGGCCGAGATCGAGCGGATGCTGGCGCCCACGATCGACCGTGTCGGGCCGCTCGGCTGGCATGTCCAGCTCTTCGCGTCGCTCGCCGCCATCGCCGACCTCGCACCCATGCTGCGCGCCATGGCGCTGCCGCTGGTCATCGATCACATGGGCCTGGCGAAAGGGCCGCTCGGGCCGGATCAGCCCGGCTTCAATGCCCTGCTGTCGCTGGTCGGGAATGGTGCGTGGGTGAAGGTGTCCGGCGCCTATCGCGTATCGTCCGACGAGCCGTCCTTTCCGGACGCCGCGCCGATTGCCAAGGCGCTGATCGTCGCCAATCCCGACCGCATCGTGTGGGGGTCCGACTGGCCGCATACCGGCAAGCACGCCAATGCGCGGCTCAATGAGACCCCTGTGATCGAATATCGTCCGCTCGACGACGGGGCGCTGCTTTCGCTGCTGGCGACATGGGCGGACGAAGCCACCGTGAAGAAGGTACTCGCCGACAACCCGGCGGCCCTCTACGGCTTCAGCTGA
- a CDS encoding tripartite tricarboxylate transporter substrate binding protein — MRRKLFNITKTLLTLAALAPALSMAHAEDYPSKTIRIIVPVPPGGPTDTVARIVADRLHTAWGQPVIVENKPGGTGALANQTVNNANPDGYTILVGNVSTNAITFATDPEKTKDIKLKGVSNLIQVPGILSANGGLPVTSIQDLIAKMKSGELKDVKYGSGGVGTYPQIDALRFMTKNGLEATHIAYKGAGQILPALLANEIQLEFLNEASGLPLIKSGRLKGLATTWTERLPELPDVPTMQELGYGDIGTSAWHGMFVPEKTPADRVNKLYTAVAAIMADPDTQKKLADQYIKATPSKSPEEFSQFVDSERAKWAKIIKDNNIEVAPQ; from the coding sequence ATGAGGCGGAAGCTGTTCAATATTACAAAGACCTTGCTCACCCTTGCCGCGCTCGCGCCGGCGCTGAGCATGGCCCATGCAGAAGACTATCCGTCGAAGACCATTCGCATCATCGTGCCTGTGCCTCCCGGCGGGCCGACGGACACGGTCGCCAGAATAGTGGCCGACCGGCTCCACACCGCGTGGGGCCAGCCGGTGATCGTGGAGAACAAGCCGGGCGGCACCGGCGCGCTGGCGAACCAGACCGTCAACAATGCCAATCCGGACGGCTACACGATCCTGGTCGGGAACGTCTCGACCAATGCAATCACCTTTGCAACGGATCCGGAAAAGACCAAGGACATCAAGCTCAAGGGTGTCAGCAACCTGATCCAGGTGCCGGGCATCCTGTCCGCGAATGGCGGCCTGCCGGTCACTTCGATCCAGGACTTGATCGCCAAGATGAAGTCGGGCGAGCTCAAGGACGTCAAGTACGGCTCGGGCGGCGTCGGCACCTATCCGCAGATCGACGCGCTGCGTTTCATGACCAAGAACGGCCTCGAGGCGACCCATATTGCCTACAAGGGCGCGGGCCAGATCCTGCCGGCGTTGCTCGCCAACGAGATACAGCTCGAGTTCCTCAATGAGGCGAGCGGACTGCCGCTCATCAAGTCCGGCCGGCTGAAAGGCCTCGCCACGACCTGGACGGAACGGCTGCCCGAGTTGCCGGACGTGCCGACGATGCAGGAACTGGGTTACGGCGACATCGGAACCTCGGCCTGGCACGGCATGTTCGTGCCGGAAAAGACCCCGGCTGACCGGGTCAACAAGCTCTACACCGCCGTTGCTGCCATCATGGCGGATCCGGACACCCAGAAGAAGCTCGCCGACCAGTACATCAAGGCGACCCCGAGCAAGTCGCCGGAGGAGTTCTCCCAGTTCGTCGATTCCGAGCGGGCGAAGTGGGCCAAGATCATCAAGGACAACAACATCGAAGTGGCGCCGCAGTGA